TAGCCAAACCAAACATCATACCCCACATTGCTGGGAAATGTAAGAAAATATGTCCGAATACCGCTATTGTAATAGTTAATATACCTAAGTATACAATTGTCATACCACCGGTTTTTATTTCGGTTTTTGGCGTTGTAAGAGCATCAAAATGCGGTTCGCCTTTTGGAACAAAAAGACTAAGCAGCCATGCAGTTAATAACCACCCTATAATTGATGCCGGAAACAGTGCCAAGAAATCAACAAATTCACCCTTACCGGCCGTCCAAGCCATAAGTGTCGTAATATCCCCGAACGGTGACCAAGCACCCCCGGCATTAGCCGCTACAACTATATTAATAGCTCCCGGAACTAAGAAATTCGTATTGTGCTTATCAATTGTGTATAAAACAGTTGATAATATAAGAGCTGTAGTTAAGTTGTCAGCCACTGGAGAAATCCAGAATGCCAATGTACCAGTAATCCAGAAAAGTTTTTTATAACTGTATCCTCTTGAGATCAGTCTGTATTTTAGAGCATCAAAAACACCTCTTTCTATCAAACTCTCAATATATGTCATTGCCACAAATAAGAAAAAGAATATTTCGGCAATTTCCAAAATAAGCTTTTGCATTTCATGATGCAGAGGCGTAGGATCAAGCCCGTTTACCGCAAAATAAATACCGATAAGCATAAAAGAAAAAGTACCGATAAACAGCGCCGGCTTGGCTTTGTTTATTTCAAACTTCTCCTCAGTCGCAATAAAATAATAACCTACAACAAATACCAATAATACTAAATACCCAACCCAAGTATGTGTAAAATCATGAATTAATGTTTCATGCATGTTCATCCTTTCTATAATGTGCACCAAGTGACATTTTTCTATTTAGTGCCGCTTTTACTATTTCACGTGCTGTTAAAAATCTAAGTTTAGCGAGTCTACCAAGTTTTGGAATAGTGTTTTCAATAAACTCAAGTGCCTCTTGTAAGCCACTTTCTTTTCGTATTATACCAACATTTTTCCACATTTGCTCCCTTAAAAGATTCTTATAATATTTATCTTTTTCTTTAAACAATTCCTCATTATTTATATCAAATTCGATATGTTTTGTTTTAAATTTCTCTTTTATAATATTTTCTGCGGCTTTTCTTGCAAACACAAAACATTCAAGCAAAGAATTACTCGCAAGTCTGTTCGCTCCATGCACTCCTGTATTTGCTACTTCACCCACGGCATATAAATTTTTAAAATTATCGACTTTTGAATTGCAATCGACTGCTATACCACCCATAAAGTAATGAAATGCAGGTGAAATTGGGATTTTTTCATATGGAACGTTTATATCATAGTCTCTAAGTTTATTGTAAATTGTCGGAAACCTGTTTTTAAAAAACTCTTCATCAAACATACTTACATCCAAAAATACTTTATGTCCTTTTTGCTGATGTTTAAATATTGCTCGGCTTACAATATCACGTCCTGCAAGCTCTCCTCTTTCATCATATTCGAATACAAACCTTTCACCGTTTTCATCAACTATGTGAGCGCCTTCTCCTCTTAGCGCTTCTGTAAGAAGCATTTTTTGAGATGTTTTCATTTCAATAAATACAGTCGGATGAAACTGCGTCATCTCCATATCTCTTACTTTTATACCTTTTTCAATCGCAATACCCTGAATATCACCTGATATCGTTCTTGCATTCGTATCGAATTTATAAAGTGCACCTATTCCCCCACTTGCCAATATTACGTGATCAGCATAAATGTTGAATTTTTCATTTTTTCTAAATACAGAAACACCGTATGCGGTATTATTTTTTAAAAGTACGTCAAATACAATCGTTTCATCAAGTAAATAACTTCTGTCTTTTTTTAATAAAAATTTATGAAGTTCCCTCCCGGTAGCGTCACCTCCGGCATGATAAACCCTACTGACACTGTGAGCGGCTTCTTTGGTGATCTCTGGATCGAATTTGAAACCGTAATTCATTATTTCTTCTTTAAGTTTTAAAGAAAGTTTACTTAAAATTTCCACCATTTCTTTTTTATTATGAAAAACACCCGCTTTTAACGTATCTTCAATGTGTACAGGAACGTCTGCTTCGTCAAGAGCCATTGTAACACCGCCCTGAGCATAGAAACTGTTGGCATCCCAAACCTGATTTTTAGTAATTATTAGCGTTTTATATCCATTGTCATTTAAAAATTTGGCACACCATATACCGGCTATTCCGCTACCTATTATTATTGCATCGAATTTCATATGACTCCTATTTTATATTCAGTGTAGAATTTATTTCTATTATTTTTAAATCACTCTGATTAACTTCTTTATTTTGTTCTTTTCCCGGCCACACCGGATCAGCTTTATATCCGCATCCGATAAGAAAAAACGTTATAATAACAATATGAAAAAAGCGAAACATATAATTAACCATATATTAAGTCCTTATTCGGATAAACTTGATCAACAGCGTTGTTTAAAAAAAATTATATCATTACTCCCCCCAAAATACAACAAATATATTACATCCTATCAGTTAAAAGGTGAAATTTTATTCATAAACGTATCCCATCAAGCTGTTAAACAGGAACTGTACTATAATAAAAACCTGATTTTTTCCATAATAAAAACAATGCACAATGCCGGAATGTGTAAAGATATAAATCCGAAAAAAGTAGTTACGAATTACAAATATTCACCAAAACCCAAACCGCCTACTGTTTATAAATTTTATATTAAACCTGCGGGAAATTTTGAAATAAAAGCAAAGAAAAAAGAGATAAATGAGAAATTTGAAGAAATAAGAAAACTACTCAAAAGAGATTGAATTTTCTTCAAGTAGTTTTTTTGCTTTATTCAAAAGAGCGGTATTTATTTTGAAAATAAAACTCCCTTTCATTTCACTATTTAGGGTATAGCAATATTCTATATCTATTCCGTTGTCGCTAAAAAGACTCACTACCCTGCTTAATGCTCCTATTTCATCATCAATTTCGACTTTTAACACATCAGTAAGAGTCAGTGAAAACCCGTTTTTTTCAATTGCTTCACAAGCACTGACGATATCATCGGTAATAACTCTTAAAAGCCCGAAATCACTTGATTCCACCAAATCTACTGCTTTGATTGAAACGTTCGCATCGGCGAGCACTGATGTTATTTCTTTAAGCTTTCCAGGTTTTTTTTCCAAAAATATTGATATTTGTTTCATTTTATTTCCTTTTATCTACGATTCTGACCGCTTTACCCATACTTCTCTCAATTGTTTTAGGCTCAACCAAAATAATATTCGCATTAATATACAGATTGTTTAGAAGCGCTTGCTGCAAATCTTTTTTAATTTTCTCAAGTGCTGCGATATTATCCATCATAATATCATCACTGACTTCCACTAATATTTCAAGCTTGTCAAGATGTCCTTTTTTATCCGCAACTATTTGATAATTAAGAGTCACGCCTTCCGTGTTGGCAATCACATGCTCAACCTGAGAAGGATATACGTTTACACCATTGATAATCAGCATATCATCAGCACGTCCAAGTACGCTTTCCATTCTTACAAACGTTCTTCCGCACGCGCACGGTTCTTTATACAATCTTGTAATATCTCCCGTTCTGTATCTGATGATAGGAAGCGCCTGTTTTGTGAGGGTTGTGATTACAAGCTCACCTTCTTCCCCGTCAGGAAGCACTTCTCCGGTTTTAGGATCGATTATTTCAGGATAAAAGTGATCTTCCTGGATATGGAGTCCCCTTCCTTTGTTACAGCTGCAGCTGACTCCCGGACCGATTATTTCACTTAGCCCGTAAACTTCGTAATAATCAATATCCCATGCTTCAGCCACTTCTTTTCTTAATCCTTCACTTGTAGGCTCGGCTCCGAAAAATCCGCATCTAAGTTTATAGTCCTTTCTGAAATCCGGCCCCGCAGCTCTTGCTTTTTCCGCCAGGTGCAGTGCAAATGAAGGTGTTGCGAAAAGCACAGTGGCTCCAAAATCACGCATTAACATAAGCTGTCTATCGGTAAATCCTCCGCTTGCAGGAACAATCGCCGCGCCTATTTTTTGAGCAGCTTCATGAAAGCCGAGTCCTCCTGTAAACAACCCGTATCCATATGCATTATGACACACGTCTTTTGAATTTACATCTCCCATAGAAAGACATCTCATCATAACTTCATCCCATACTTCCATATCATGCTCGGTATATCCTACAACAGTAGGTTTCCCCGTTGTCCCGGAAGAGCTGTGAATTCTTACAACTTCGCTCATTGGAACGGTAAACAGTCCGAAAGGATAATTATCCCTTAAATCCTGTTTTTTAGTAAACGGAAGTTTTTGAATGTCTTCAAGAGATTTGATATCATCCGGTGTAATACCAAGTTCATCAAATTTCTGCTTGTAAAAGGGACTCAGAGCATATACTCTCGTTACCACTTCTTTCAATCTTTTAAGCTGTACTTTTTCTATGTCTTCTCTTTTTGCACTTTCTATTTTATTCCATATCATTTGCACTCCTTTTTGCCCAATTTAATTTTTTAACCGCAACTATATCTCTTCTAAAACATCTCTTTTTGTTTTATATACCGTACCTGTAAAGAAAGCTATTTTCTTTTCACCGTTTGTAATAATCACCTCATACGTCCCGAGTCTGTTGCTTTCATCCACAAGTTTAGCCTCCGCAATAAGCTCATCACCCTCTCTTCCGGCATGAATAAAAGATATTGAAGTGTTTATCGCAAGTGAGACTTTCCCAAATGAATTACTCGCAACTGCAAAAGCAAAATCTGCCAAGGTGAATATTGCCCCGCCATGAGCAACACCTGCCTGATTCAGATGAAATTCCTTTATTTTCAGCTTGGCTTTTGCGAATCCATAATGAACTTCCAAAAGCTCAATTCCTATATTTTTTGAAAAATCCCTTCCTTCAGCGAAAAAGGTTTTAATTTTTTCCATATTCAATAGCTTTTTCTAAAATATCAAAGTTTTGAGGTGCGAATTTCGGATTTATTTCCTCAATTGCCTCTTTCACCTCATCCACACTGAAAGGAAAATCTTTTACCCTCGCAAGAGTAAGCCCAAGCATAAATACATTAAGCCCCTTAGCGTCAAAAACACCCTCTTCCGCTAATTTATTCGCATCAACCGCAAATACGTTTGCGTCAATTTCAGGAAACTCATCGGCATTTACTACTACGTTCCCGCCTCTTTTAAGATACGGAAGATTAAGTATTGCTTCATCCTTGTCAAGCCCTATAAGCAGATCAGCCTGGGCAAGGTCTATTAAAGGATTGTAAAAATCCCCTATTTTGATATGCGAGCTTACACTTCCTCCTCTTTGACTCATTCCGTGGTTTTCTGTTCCTAAAAATTTATATCCTTTTTTACCAGCACATATACTTAATACCTTAACCAAAAAGACAACTCCCTGTCCTCCGAATCCTGCAACCACTATCTGATATTTCATATTATCTTCTCCTTACATTGCTTAATTGATATTATATTCCTCATCCTTCAACCTTCTTCTTATTACTTTTCCCTTGGAATGAATGCGTCTGTCGGGCATATACCGCTTATACATACACCGCACCCGATACAAAGAAGCGGATCGATTTCAATTTTACCTCTTTCATTATATGCCATAGGAGGACATACGTATTGAGTCGTACATACGTCACAGGCAACACATTTTTCTTCATCAACGGTAGCGAAAATTCCAGGAAGAAACTGTGTAGCCCTTTCTTTATCAAGTACGCAGTACTGTCTGCTTACAACCACAAGAGGTCTGTCAGTTTCATCGAATCTTTTTTTAACTTCTTTAAAGAAATTGATCGTTTCGTTAATATCAGGCTTGTAAAAGTATTCCATTACCTCAGCCCCGCACCCTTCGGCTACTTTTTTAATATCAACTTCTCCGCTTGTAGCCCTCTCAGGCGTAGTTTGGCGTCCCGTCATTGCCGTAGTCGAGTTATCAAGTATTACGAGTATGAATTTGGCCTTTTGATATACGGCGTTAATCAGAGGTGCCGTACCTGAATGGAAAAACGTAGAGTCCCCGATAGTTGCGATTACGGTTTTATTTTTATCCGCTATTGCAAATCCGTGAGCCATTGATACGCTTCCTCCCATACATAAAACCGTATCGATAGCATCAAGATTTATTCCGAGCGTATAACACCCTATATCTGAAGGATAAATGGATTTTTTCGGTCTGAAAACTTTTTTGATTGCAAAATATACATCCCTGTGAGGACATCCGGGACAAAGATTCGGTTTTCTTGTTTTAGGATTCTCAGGAGTAAATACAGGTTTATAGATATTTTCACCATTATAAAACCCTATTTTGGTCAATGCTTCAAGTACTCTTTCTTTATTCATTTCATCAATTTGATGCATATGCCCACTCATTCTGCCGTAAACGTTTTCACTTCTTATCTCTTCTTCTATTACTGGATAAGTCTCTTCTACAACAAGTACTTTATTATACTTTTTAACAAGATCTTTAAGTTTATCTACCGGCAATGGATACGGCATATCTATTTTTAAAAGGTCAATATCAAGTCCTAATTCCTCAAGAACTTCTTTTACGTATCCGTAAGCCGTCCCGCTTGATATGATTAAATTTTCCGTGCCTTTAAGCTCCTCAATTTTAGGCTTTATCAGTTCATTATAATTATATTCTCTTATCTTATCTAATCTATCTAACTGCTCATAAGCCTGTTTAAGTCTTCCGGCTCTCGGAACGGCTGCCCATCTCGGTATATCACGCTCAAAATTTCCTTCAGTATCTTTAAATTCGAAATTACCGTCAATTTCTACGATTTCCCTTGAATGTGAAACCCTCATAACGGTTCTTAACATCACGGGAATTTCAAAATGTTTGGAAATTTTGCTTGCTAACTTAGTAAAATCGTATGCTTCTTGCGGAGTAGCCGGATCAACAACCGGAATTCTTGCAAATCTTGCAAACTCTCTACTATCCTGCTCTGTTTGGGAAGAATTAAATCCGGGATCATCCGCAACTATTAATACAAACGCTCCTTTATTACCTATAAAACTTGCACTCATAAGAGCGTCGCTTGCTACGTTTAATCCCACCTGTTTCATAGTTGCCGCTGCGTTTACACCGGCAATAGCACCGGCATAAGCAACTTCAAAGCCGACTTTTTCATTTGTGGCCCATTCAGCATATACCGGCAGATCTTTTTTTATTTTCTGTACGGTTGTAAGTATCTCGCTCGAGGGAGTACCCGGATAACCGCTAACCATTTTAGTATTTGAATGCAAAAGCCCGTATGCTATTGCTTCATTTCCCATTAATGTTAACTTCATACTTCGCCTTTGTGTAGAATTTAAACAATAATAACAAAAAAATTTTTAATTTTTGCTTAATACTCTAAAATTTAGGTAAAATTTAGTTGATATGACAATAAAAAGGAGAAAAAATGTCTCATTTTGACTTGGGTGTCAGTCTTGCTTTTTGGCTGACGATACTCAGTGCGTTACTATGTGTAGTTTATGGAATAATTAATTGGAACAAAGGTGATGAAGAAAGCAACGAAGCCCTACTTGCCAAATGGGCTGAAGAAGAAAAAGAAATTAATGAGGAGTTGTTATGAGTTTTTTAGAAATAGCAATAATCATCCTGTATTTAGTTGCGGTGGGATGGCTTGGATGGATGGGATATTCAAAAACCAAAACTTCAACGGATTATTTACTTGCAGGACGTGATACACACCCTTTTGTAATGGCGTTAAGCTACGGTGCTACATTTATTTCAACCGCAGCAATAGTCGGATTCGGTGGTGTTGCAGCTTGGCTTGGAAATTCTCTTTTATGGCTGACTTTCCTTAACATATTTGTAGGTGTATTTATTGCATTTGTATTTATCGGAAATCCTACAAGAAAAATGGGGCTTAGACTTGATGCACATACTTTTCCTGAATTTCTTGGAAAAAGATATGATTCTAAATTTATTCAGATATTCGCTGCTGTAATAATTTTAGCGTTTATGCCGCTTTACGCAACAGCTGTACTTATCGGAGGTGTTCAGTTTTTAAGCGTGTATTTCGGTGTTAATTACCATATAGCACTTTTAATATTTTCACTGATTATTACGGCATATGTTCTCGCCGGAGGACTTAAAGGTGTAATGTACACAGATGCCCTTCAGGGAAGCATTATGTTTATTGCAATGGTTTTCTTAATTGTTATGGTTGTAAGCTCTCTTGGGGGAATAGACGCAGCGTTTGCCAAACTCGATCACGTATGGCAGGTAACTGTAGTAGACAGACTATCAGGAGTGTCTCTAAAAGAACTGGTTCCTGGAAGCGGTGATTTTATGATGAAATTATCACAGCTTTGGGGATTTGAAGGCTGGAATAAAATGCCTGTATTTATGAGCCCGGGATGGCTATTTGTTATTACAACCATCACTCTTGGCGTAGGTATCGGTGTTCTTGCTCAACCTCAACTGATAGTAAGATTTATGACGGTAAAAAGTAAAAAAGAACTTAACCGCGCGGTACTTGTCGGAGGTGTGTTTATTTTAGCGATGACAGGTGTTATTTTTGTAGTTGGAAGCCTTACAAACGCATGGTATTTTGAAAATATGGGTGGAAAAAACGCGCTTGAGGCTGCTGGGGCTATCGGAAAGGTAATTCCTCACTTCATAAACAGCGCAATGCCGCATTGGTTCAGTTTTATCTTTCTTTTCGCTCTTATTTCAGCGGCAATGTCTACACTCTCAAGCCAGTTCCACACAATGGGTACGGCTGTGGGAAGAGATATTTTCGAAAGTCTGGGAGCAGACAAGGAAAAAACAACTCTTTGGACTAAAATCGGTATTGTTATCGTAATTTTATTCTCAGTATTCTTAGCTTACAAATTCCAAAAAGCTCCGGCGATTATTGCAAGAAGTACGGCAATATTCTTCGCACTATGTGCATCAATATTCCTTCCGAGTTTCATATTCGGACTTTTCAGTAAAAGAATCACAAAACCTGCGGCAATCGCAAGTATGCTTGTAGGATTTTTCGCTTCATCATTCTGGCTTCTATTCTGCCACTTTAAAGAAGCTAAATCTTTGGGTATTGCAAAAGCACTTTTCGGAGTTAATTCAATCTTGGGTCACAGCAAATGGGCATTTGTTGACGCGCTCGTAATTGCACTTCCACTCTCTACTCTTACCCTTCTAATCGTAACCGCTCTTACAAAACCTGATGAAAACATCATCAAAAGAGCATTCGGAAGAAACTGATTTTCTTCCTTTTTTTGTTATAATTATTAAAAACAAGGCATTAACTTGGGAAATAAAGAATATTTACAAAAAGAGCTTGATTTACTGTTAGAAAAATTAAGATTTTGGAGATATGTACTTTTTGCCATTGTGTCAGCTATTATAGGAATAATATTCAGTATTTCTCAAAATAAACTAAATGTAAACATTATAGTTTTTGGATTGGTACTTTCAGGCTTTTTAGGAATAATTCTGTCTATAAAAAGGCTTACATATTTGACACAAGAGTATAAAGAGTATCTTAAAGAATTAAAGGACGCAGAATGAATTTAGAAATTTTAATATATATAATAGGATTTGCCTCAATAATTGCATTTTTGTATTTTATGTGGACTGACACAAAACCTTTAAACTTTTAGTAACTACAAATAAAGTACTTAAAAAAACTTCAAACACTCTCATAATTACAGCCATATAAAAAGAAAATGTAAAAGATTTTGCTTTTTTATTATAATTTCACTAAAAAAGGTCTGCTTTGTCGTTTAGTGAAAAAATAAAATCCCTACCCGATCAGCCCGGAATTTATCAGTATTTTGACGAAAACGGGAAACTTCTGTATATCGGAAAGGCGAAAAGCCTTAAAAAACGTGTAAAAAGCTATTTTCGTTTTAATCCTTTCAGACCTGCGGATAATCTGTCTCCAAGAATTTACAAAATGATAAGCGAGGCAAAAGATCTAAATTATATCGTGGTAGAAAGCGAAAACGACGCGCTTATACTTGAAAACTCTCTAATCAAACAGCTTAAACCCAAATACAATATATTACTTCGTGATGACAAAACGTACCCGTATATTTATATAGATCTTGACGAACCGTTTCCGATGCCGCAGATTACCCGCAAAGTCGTTAAGGGAAAAAATATCAAATATTTCGGACCGTTTAGCAGCGGTGCGTCTGCAATTCTTAAAACAATATACGAAGAAATACCTCTTGTTCAGTCCAAATCATGTCTTAGAAGCGGTAAGGCGTGCCTGTATCATCAGATAGGAAGATGTTTGGCCCCGTGTGAGGGCAAAGTTACAAGCCGCGAATATATGAAATATGTCGATCAGGCTATAGAACTTATACACGACAAAGAAAAAATACTTGAAATACTAAACCAAAAAATGCAAAAATACGCCGAAAACCTGCAGTTTGAAGAAGCGGCGGAAATAAGGGACAGGATCAAATCGATAGAGAGTGCGGAGATTTATTCCCATGTGGATCTGGCAAAACTGGAAGATTTGGATATATTTGCCGTTGAAATATTCAATAAAAAAGCGGTTGTTATAAGAATATTCGTACGTCAGGGAAAAGTGGTAGCCAGCAGCAATTCGGTAATCAACTCCCAGACAGTCCCTGAAATAGGAGAAATATACACAAGGGCGATACTTGAATTTTATTCTACAGAGACGCCTTTTACCTCAAGTAAGATTTTAGTTGGTGACGACTTTGAAGAAAGGGAGTGGCTAAGCCAGGTGTTAAGCGAAAAATTTGGCAAAAAGATAAGCATAATAACCCCTACCACCAAAGAGAGAAAAAGCCTTATCAAACTTGCCAAACTAAATGCTCTTGAAGTTATCAAAAACCAAAAAGAAAACACCGTTTTGGATGAGCTGAAAATTCTCTTCAATCTCCAAAACACACCTTATAAAATAGAAGTCTTCGACACATCGCACATGCAGGGTGAGGCGACGGTCGGAGCGATGGTCGTATGGGAAGACGGAAAGTTTAAAAAGTCTGACTACAGACACTACCATCTTGAAGGAAAAGACGAATATTCCCAAATGAGAGAGCTTCTTACAAGAAGGGCGCAGAGTTTTGAAAAATCCCCTCCTCCCGACCTGTGGCTCATAGACGGCGGTAAAGCGCAGTTGAATCTGGCAAAAGAGATTATTGATTCAACCGGAGCCAACATAGACGTACTTGCGATATCCAAAGAAAAAATCGACGCCAAAGCTCACAGGGCGAAAGGTAAGGCGAAGGATAAAATATATTTTATCAATGAAAAGTTAAAAGTGAAAAGTGAAAAATTAAATATTGACAAACTTGAACTAAGTCAGAGCGATAAGAGACTGCAGTTTTTACAGATGTTAAGGGATGAAGCACACAGGTTCGCCATAGAATTCCACAGAAAAACAAAACGCAAAAAAGACACCCAAATAGATCTTTTACAGGTAAAAGGTATCGGAAAGGCTAAAATGACAAAACTTTTGAATTATTTCGGAAGTTTTGATAATATAAAAAAAGCCTCTTTTGATGAGCTTAAAGATGTTTTAAACGAAAAAGACGCAAAAGCCATAAAGGAATTTTTCAAAGGGCAAAAATGAAAAAACTGTTTTTACTGATTGCAAACCTGCTTTTTGCATTTGAAATATATTCCCCCGCATTTAAAAACAATACATATATTCCTAAAAAATACACATGCGAAGGAGCCGATGTTTCAATCCCTCTTATAATTAAAAACATTCCGAAAAACACAAAAAGTTTAGCTTTGATTATGCAGGACCCCGATGCTCCTTACGGAGTGTTTACTCACTGGATTTTATACAACATCCCAACAAACACATCCGAAATACCCGAAAACCTGCCAAAATCACCTATAACAAAATTCGGCTTTCAGGGCATTAACAGTTTCGGCAAAACTGGATACGGAGGTCCCTGCCCGCCTCACGGCAAACCGCATCATTATATCATTACAGTACTCGCACTTGATAAAAACCCTAATCTCAAACCCGGCTTAACAATTCAGGAGTTTTTGGATAAAATTAGAGTATATGTAATAAGCTACGCTCAATATATAGGACTTTATAAAAGGAGTATAAAATAATACTGAATGCTATAGGCGGTAATACTTACAACATCACACCGACTCCTACAGACAACACTTCCAAAAACCCGCAAACTGACCCTAAAATTCAGCAGGAAATCTCAAAACTTCAGGCGGTTGATACAAAAGTAAAAGCCCACGAAATGGCACATCAGGCCGCA
This genomic interval from Nautilia profundicola AmH contains the following:
- the nhaD gene encoding sodium:proton antiporter NhaD, which gives rise to MHETLIHDFTHTWVGYLVLLVFVVGYYFIATEEKFEINKAKPALFIGTFSFMLIGIYFAVNGLDPTPLHHEMQKLILEIAEIFFFLFVAMTYIESLIERGVFDALKYRLISRGYSYKKLFWITGTLAFWISPVADNLTTALILSTVLYTIDKHNTNFLVPGAINIVVAANAGGAWSPFGDITTLMAWTAGKGEFVDFLALFPASIIGWLLTAWLLSLFVPKGEPHFDALTTPKTEIKTGGMTIVYLGILTITIAVFGHIFLHFPAMWGMMFGLAILQLYTFYHKRKHKEHINIFVNMAKVENDTLLFFFGILSAVGALYFLGWLMYVTKLYEIIGPTYGNIGVGFISAIVDNVPVMAAILKANPPMGADEWMLVTLTAGIGGSMISFGSAAGVGVMGRMRGVYTFGSHMKYAWTVVLGYFLSIAIWYVQFELLGIY
- a CDS encoding L-aspartate oxidase, whose product is MKFDAIIIGSGIAGIWCAKFLNDNGYKTLIITKNQVWDANSFYAQGGVTMALDEADVPVHIEDTLKAGVFHNKKEMVEILSKLSLKLKEEIMNYGFKFDPEITKEAAHSVSRVYHAGGDATGRELHKFLLKKDRSYLLDETIVFDVLLKNNTAYGVSVFRKNEKFNIYADHVILASGGIGALYKFDTNARTISGDIQGIAIEKGIKVRDMEMTQFHPTVFIEMKTSQKMLLTEALRGEGAHIVDENGERFVFEYDERGELAGRDIVSRAIFKHQQKGHKVFLDVSMFDEEFFKNRFPTIYNKLRDYDINVPYEKIPISPAFHYFMGGIAVDCNSKVDNFKNLYAVGEVANTGVHGANRLASNSLLECFVFARKAAENIIKEKFKTKHIEFDINNEELFKEKDKYYKNLLREQMWKNVGIIRKESGLQEALEFIENTIPKLGRLAKLRFLTAREIVKAALNRKMSLGAHYRKDEHA
- a CDS encoding DciA family protein, which codes for MKKAKHIINHILSPYSDKLDQQRCLKKIISLLPPKYNKYITSYQLKGEILFINVSHQAVKQELYYNKNLIFSIIKTMHNAGMCKDINPKKVVTNYKYSPKPKPPTVYKFYIKPAGNFEIKAKKKEINEKFEEIRKLLKRD
- a CDS encoding ACT domain protein, coding for MKQISIFLEKKPGKLKEITSVLADANVSIKAVDLVESSDFGLLRVITDDIVSACEAIEKNGFSLTLTDVLKVEIDDEIGALSRVVSLFSDNGIDIEYCYTLNSEMKGSFIFKINTALLNKAKKLLEENSISFE
- a CDS encoding phenylacetate--CoA ligase family protein, which encodes MIWNKIESAKREDIEKVQLKRLKEVVTRVYALSPFYKQKFDELGITPDDIKSLEDIQKLPFTKKQDLRDNYPFGLFTVPMSEVVRIHSSSGTTGKPTVVGYTEHDMEVWDEVMMRCLSMGDVNSKDVCHNAYGYGLFTGGLGFHEAAQKIGAAIVPASGGFTDRQLMLMRDFGATVLFATPSFALHLAEKARAAGPDFRKDYKLRCGFFGAEPTSEGLRKEVAEAWDIDYYEVYGLSEIIGPGVSCSCNKGRGLHIQEDHFYPEIIDPKTGEVLPDGEEGELVITTLTKQALPIIRYRTGDITRLYKEPCACGRTFVRMESVLGRADDMLIINGVNVYPSQVEHVIANTEGVTLNYQIVADKKGHLDKLEILVEVSDDIMMDNIAALEKIKKDLQQALLNNLYINANIILVEPKTIERSMGKAVRIVDKRK
- a CDS encoding PaaI family thioesterase, which gives rise to MEKIKTFFAEGRDFSKNIGIELLEVHYGFAKAKLKIKEFHLNQAGVAHGGAIFTLADFAFAVASNSFGKVSLAINTSISFIHAGREGDELIAEAKLVDESNRLGTYEVIITNGEKKIAFFTGTVYKTKRDVLEEI
- a CDS encoding 2-oxoacid:acceptor oxidoreductase family protein; the encoded protein is MKYQIVVAGFGGQGVVFLVKVLSICAGKKGYKFLGTENHGMSQRGGSVSSHIKIGDFYNPLIDLAQADLLIGLDKDEAILNLPYLKRGGNVVVNADEFPEIDANVFAVDANKLAEEGVFDAKGLNVFMLGLTLARVKDFPFSVDEVKEAIEEINPKFAPQNFDILEKAIEYGKN
- a CDS encoding thiamine pyrophosphate-dependent enzyme, whose amino-acid sequence is MKLTLMGNEAIAYGLLHSNTKMVSGYPGTPSSEILTTVQKIKKDLPVYAEWATNEKVGFEVAYAGAIAGVNAAATMKQVGLNVASDALMSASFIGNKGAFVLIVADDPGFNSSQTEQDSREFARFARIPVVDPATPQEAYDFTKLASKISKHFEIPVMLRTVMRVSHSREIVEIDGNFEFKDTEGNFERDIPRWAAVPRAGRLKQAYEQLDRLDKIREYNYNELIKPKIEELKGTENLIISSGTAYGYVKEVLEELGLDIDLLKIDMPYPLPVDKLKDLVKKYNKVLVVEETYPVIEEEIRSENVYGRMSGHMHQIDEMNKERVLEALTKIGFYNGENIYKPVFTPENPKTRKPNLCPGCPHRDVYFAIKKVFRPKKSIYPSDIGCYTLGINLDAIDTVLCMGGSVSMAHGFAIADKNKTVIATIGDSTFFHSGTAPLINAVYQKAKFILVILDNSTTAMTGRQTTPERATSGEVDIKKVAEGCGAEVMEYFYKPDINETINFFKEVKKRFDETDRPLVVVSRQYCVLDKERATQFLPGIFATVDEEKCVACDVCTTQYVCPPMAYNERGKIEIDPLLCIGCGVCISGICPTDAFIPREK
- a CDS encoding symporter small accessory protein, whose translation is MSHFDLGVSLAFWLTILSALLCVVYGIINWNKGDEESNEALLAKWAEEEKEINEELL
- a CDS encoding sodium:solute symporter family protein, which produces MSFLEIAIIILYLVAVGWLGWMGYSKTKTSTDYLLAGRDTHPFVMALSYGATFISTAAIVGFGGVAAWLGNSLLWLTFLNIFVGVFIAFVFIGNPTRKMGLRLDAHTFPEFLGKRYDSKFIQIFAAVIILAFMPLYATAVLIGGVQFLSVYFGVNYHIALLIFSLIITAYVLAGGLKGVMYTDALQGSIMFIAMVFLIVMVVSSLGGIDAAFAKLDHVWQVTVVDRLSGVSLKELVPGSGDFMMKLSQLWGFEGWNKMPVFMSPGWLFVITTITLGVGIGVLAQPQLIVRFMTVKSKKELNRAVLVGGVFILAMTGVIFVVGSLTNAWYFENMGGKNALEAAGAIGKVIPHFINSAMPHWFSFIFLFALISAAMSTLSSQFHTMGTAVGRDIFESLGADKEKTTLWTKIGIVIVILFSVFLAYKFQKAPAIIARSTAIFFALCASIFLPSFIFGLFSKRITKPAAIASMLVGFFASSFWLLFCHFKEAKSLGIAKALFGVNSILGHSKWAFVDALVIALPLSTLTLLIVTALTKPDENIIKRAFGRN